The following DNA comes from Bacteroidales bacterium.
TGCACCGTGTGCGGTTGCCCGATGGAAGGCGGCGAAGACTTAGTGTCAGAGAAGCGGCAAGGCTTCAATCTTTTCCTGATTGGTTCGTGTTTCATGGCAATGAAAGCCAACAATTTAATCAAATTGGCAATGCAGTTCCGCCATACTTGGCATATCAACTTGCGTTATCCTTGAAGGAATGTTATCATTCGCAGGAATTTCTAACCGAAACTGAAATCCGGGAAAGGAAAATGATATTTGATCAAACATTGACATTGTTTTGAGAAAATGAAAAATCACATCCCAAATTCTAAAAAACCGCCTCATATTCAATTAAAGATCAATGAAGCACTTGAAATATTGGAGGCATTAGGAATACCGTTGGATTGCAGCGAAAGAAGAAAAGAAAGAATGGCTGTATGTTTCATGGCTGTTTCGGGTGTGACAAATGATTGGTCGAAGGCAAGATATGATTTGTTTCTAAGGTCGCGGGACATAATTTCATTCGTCAACAAAAATTTCGAGGAAAATATTTCGCCCGGTTCTTATGATGACATACGCAGACAGGATTTGAAACTGCTTGTTCTTGGCGAGATGGTTATCAACTCCGGCACAGAAAACAATTTCAGCACAAACAGTCCGACACGTGCTTATGCCATTCATCCCGATGTTCAATCATTGTTGATTCATTATGGAACCGATAATTGGTCCGATGAATTGGAGAAATTTAAGAAAGGACGGCTGCCTTTGGTTGAGGTTTTGGCAAGAAGACGCGACATAAAAAAGATACCTGTCACATTGCCTGACGGCAAACCTATTGAACTGTCGATGGGAGAACACAACATTCTGCAAAAAGCTATTGTGGAGGAATTTCTCCCAAGATTCGGCAAAGGATGCAAGGTCCTGTATTTGGGCGACACGTCTCACAAATTATTGCATATAGAAGTTGAAATATTAAAGAAAATCGGATTTTTTGAACTTTCACATGATGAACTTCCTGATGTGATCGCGTTTGATGCTGAAAGGAACTGGCTTTTCTTGATTGAGGCTCTTGTGACTTCGGGTCCTATGAGCGAAGTTCGACTGCATGAACTTAAATCCATGCTGAAGGCATGCACTGCCGAACTTATTTTTGTCACTGCATTTTTGAAAAGGGACGATTTTAGAAAATGGATGCCGCTGATCGGATGGGAAACCGAAGTTTGGATCATGGAAAGCCCCGATCATTTGATACATTTTAACGGACATAAATTTCTTGGACCCTATAAATAAATTATAGCTGTGGATATTTTGACAAAGGAGCAACGCAGGAGAAATATGCAAGCTATCCGGAGCCAGAATACCAAACTGGAGCAGATTCTTGGTCATGCTCTATGGAATAGGGGTTACAGATATCGTAAGTGCAACAAAAAAGTTTATGGAAAACCGGATTTTACCTTGACAAAGTACCGGTTGGCAATTTTTGTCGACAGTGAATTCTTTCATGGAAAGGATTGGGAAACACAAAAATACAATATTCAATCAAATAGAGCCTATTGGTGGACTAAGATTGAAAGGAACATTGAGCGGGATATTGAAGTAACCGAGAAATTAAAACTTGAAGGATGGAATATCATTCGTTTTTGGGGAAAGGATGTAAAACATAATTTGAGTAAATGTTTTGAGTTGATCGAAAGCCATACCAATGGTGTTGCTTTGTGATGCGAAAAATATGATTGACATCTTTACTCCCCACTAAAAAATACTACATCAGATGTGGCGCTGGTAGGTGGCGGTACCTATCCCCAGCCCGGAGAAATCTCATTGGCCCATAACGGGGTATTGTTCCTTGATGAATTGCCCGAATTCAAAAGGACGGTTCTAGAAGTCATGCGACAGCCGCTTGAAGACCGTTGCATCACCATTTCACGGTCAAAATTCAGTATCGAATACCCGGCTAGTTTTATGTTGGTCGCATCCATGAATCCTTGTCCCTGCGGGTATTACAACCATCCCGAAAAAGATTGTGTGTGCACTGCAGGAGTGGTTCAGAAATACCTTAACCGGATTTCAGGTCCACTACTCGACCGGATCGACATTCACATTGAAGTGGTACCGGTTCCTTTTGAAAAACTTTCAGAACTCAGACCTTCGGAACCCAGTGAGCAGGTACGGTCACGGGTAATACAGGCACGCAAGATTCAACTTGAACGTTTTCGCGAACATGAAGGTATCCACAGCAATGCCCAGCTCACTCCGGCACTGATGCGGGAACACTGTGAAATAAGCAAAGAGGGAAACCAGCTTCTGAAGACGGCTATGGAGAAAGTAGGTCTTTCGGCCAGAGCCTATGACCGTATTTTGAAAGTCTCACGCACTATAGCCGATCTTGACGCCAGTGTGCACATAGAACCCCATCACCTAGCTGAAGCAATCAATTACAGGAGCCTGGACAGGGATAACTGGGCAACGGGCGGTTGAAAAGATATTTTGTTAATTTTGATTTCAATATCTGTATTTCATGAATAAGGCCAGGCTCCCGTTAATACTTCAACTCCTTGTATTTCCTGCTATATTTCTTCTTCTTCAAATTTTATTAAAGATCGATAGTAAATGGTTTTACCTTTCTTTTCATGATCCCACCTATGCTTTTCTGTTTAACGGATTAAACATTGCCAACGGAAGTCTGAAGCTGGGATTGTCAGGTTTCCCCGGCACTCCTCTTCAATGTCTTATAGCATTGAACCTTGAAGTTTATAAATTCTTTTCAGGAACATCCGATCTTACACTTTCAGTCCTTTCAGATCCTGAGCGATTCCTGAATTGGGTAAGCCTGGAAATTCTAATCATGAATACAATTGCCCTGATATTTGCCGGATATTATACATACAGGCGAACCGGGAATTTTTCACTGGCATTGGCATTGCAGTTAACGCCCTTTATTTCAGTGATGGATTTTTCAATGAATACGGTTGTAATGCTTGAGCCTTTTCTGCTTTGCACCGAATTGTTTATTTTATCAATTGCAGCCAGCTATGTATTCGATGAAAAATTCAGATTTACCACCAAGGTAATCATTGTATCCTCCTTTTTGGTTGCTTTTGGAATCACAACAAAAACTGTGTTTTTGCCGGCTTTTTTCATTCTTTTTTTTGCAATTGATTCCTTTCGCCGGAAAATGGTTTACGCTTTGTTCACCGCAATTTTTACTGCCATTCTGCTTATACCTGTATATCCTTCATTCTCTTCATTTATTTCATGGTACAAGCTTATTTTAACTCACACGGGTATATATGGATCAGGTAACGCCGGCTTGTTTGATCCTCATATTTATATACAGAATATTCAAAAAATTGTAACCGTAAATGCTCTGTACACAATTGCCTTATTTTTTCTAATAATAGCTGCGGTTGCCTTTATTATAAAATCATTCCGGTTTTCGGCCGGGGAAAGAAAACGGAGAATTATCACCGGCCTTGCCTTGTCGTTTGTATTGAATATAGCAATGGTTGCCCGGCATTACTCCATACATTACCTGGTTACTTCATTTAATCTCACCATTTTCTCCATTATACTGGCAGTATCTTTCATTCCCGGAATCCGGTACAGAGAAAAATCATCCTGGATGCCATCAATTATATATATTTCAGGTTGCATTCTTATTATTTTTCTTATCCACCGGATTGGTTATTCCCCCGGGTTTCAAAATCCGCGGCTTGCATCTGTTAAACTGGTTCAATCACATATTAAAAATGCACAAAGAATAATAGTACTTGAAAAGTCAGGTCCCTTTCCTGAAACTGCCATGTATCACGGATTGGCATATTCTGCGGGCATGATGCCGGTTTATGCACCGCTTTTAAAGGAAAAGTATCCTGCTACATATTTTTACAATATCGGAGAAAAAAGGCTT
Coding sequences within:
- a CDS encoding BsuBI/PstI family type II restriction endonuclease, which translates into the protein MKNHIPNSKKPPHIQLKINEALEILEALGIPLDCSERRKERMAVCFMAVSGVTNDWSKARYDLFLRSRDIISFVNKNFEENISPGSYDDIRRQDLKLLVLGEMVINSGTENNFSTNSPTRAYAIHPDVQSLLIHYGTDNWSDELEKFKKGRLPLVEVLARRRDIKKIPVTLPDGKPIELSMGEHNILQKAIVEEFLPRFGKGCKVLYLGDTSHKLLHIEVEILKKIGFFELSHDELPDVIAFDAERNWLFLIEALVTSGPMSEVRLHELKSMLKACTAELIFVTAFLKRDDFRKWMPLIGWETEVWIMESPDHLIHFNGHKFLGPYK
- a CDS encoding very short patch repair endonuclease, with translation MDILTKEQRRRNMQAIRSQNTKLEQILGHALWNRGYRYRKCNKKVYGKPDFTLTKYRLAIFVDSEFFHGKDWETQKYNIQSNRAYWWTKIERNIERDIEVTEKLKLEGWNIIRFWGKDVKHNLSKCFELIESHTNGVAL